TCCGCCACCTTGGCCCGCTCCACCGGCCCGAGCTCGGGCTGGCGCAGGTTGCCGGTGTATAGCAGCGCGGCCGCGAGCGGCGTGCGCAACTGGTGGGCAAGCCCGGCCACCATCTCGCCCATCGCCGCCAGGCGTTCATTGCGCTCGGCGGCGAGGCGCATGCGGTGGGTTTCGGTGACATCGTGCAGCAGCAGGATGCGCTCCTCGCCGGACTCGAGCGCGGTTTCCGACATGGCCAGGCGCCGCGCGCCCTCTGGGCGCTCGATGGTGAGCTCGCCCGGCGTCTCGGTGGTCTGCAACGCGCCGGAGACCTCATCCCAGACCTTGCCGACGAGATTGGTTCCGAACTGAACCTCCGCCGCACGGTTGACCTGAACCACTTCGCCCGCACGGTTCACCACCACCACCCCCGCGGGCAACGCGCCCATCAGCACCGTCAGGCGCTCGGTCAGCTGCACCACCTGCCCCTGCAGGGCGTTGTAGGCGGTCGACAGTTCTTCCGACGCGCGACTGAAGAGCGCAAAGGCCTCGGCCAGCTGGGCAGCATCCAGCGGCGGGGCGGCTTCCCCTGGCGGTTGGGCGTTATCGGCGGTCGTCGGCATCATCGGCGAATGCTCCATTTTCACGACTGGCACTCTAAGTGCTGACAAGCGTATGGTAACCGG
This genomic interval from Parazoarcus communis contains the following:
- a CDS encoding sensor histidine kinase, producing the protein MPTTADNAQPPGEAAPPLDAAQLAEAFALFSRASEELSTAYNALQGQVVQLTERLTVLMGALPAGVVVVNRAGEVVQVNRAAEVQFGTNLVGKVWDEVSGALQTTETPGELTIERPEGARRLAMSETALESGEERILLLHDVTETHRMRLAAERNERLAAMGEMVAGLAHQLRTPLAAALLYTGNLRQPELGPVERAKVAERAIERMRYLERLIRDMLLFARGDSLGRQDFGVCDLAAELAHTLEPLARARQIEFSSACECGALTVHGDRKAVGGALTNLLENAIQATEPGGKVSCEVFVDDGAQGREVRFVVSDTGRGIPPEVQTRLFDPFFTTRAEGTGLGLAIARGVARGHGGDIALSSTPGTGTTFTLTLPLGATNGATADGARAS